TCATCCGGAATTGAAATATCGATAGAGTGATTTTTTGTGCAGTAATTTCTATATTTGACGTATGAGATTGCCGCGCGAAACACGTACTTATGTTGCTATCGACTTAAAGTCGTTTTTTGCGTCTGTGGAGTGCGTGCTCCGCGGACTTGATCCGCTCACGACGAATCTTGTGGTGGCGGATGCGAGCCGTACCGAAAAGACGATTTGCCTTGCAGTGAGCCCAAGTCTCAAAGCTTATGGGATTCCTGGGCGTGCACGTTTGTTTGAAGTTATCCAGAAGGTGCGCGAAGTCAAACGCCAAACGGGCAAGGATGTTGAGTATATTGTAGCTCCTCCGCAAATGGCAAAGTACGTGGAATATTCTACCCGTGTTTTTAACGTTTATCTGAAATACGTGAGCGCAGACGATATTCATGTTTATTCTATTGACGAATGCTTTATCGACTTGACGCATTACCTCTCGATGTACAAGAAGTCGGCGCGGGAACTTGCAAAAGACATGATCCGCGATGTACTTGAAACGACGGGCATCACGGCAACGGCGGGCATCGGGACGAACCTTTACCTTTGCAAAATTGCAATGGACGTGATGGCAAAGCACGTGGCTCCTGATGCGGATGGCGTTCGCATTGCTGAACTCGACGAGATGACGTATCGCAAGGAACTTTGGGGCCATCGGCCGATTACGAGTTTTTGGCAATTGGGGCGCGGCATTGCGGAGCGCCTTGCACATTGCTACTTGAATAACGGGCGTGGCATTTTTACGATGGGCGACCTTGCGCGTGCAAGCGTCAAGCATCCCGATGCGCTTTACAAGATGTTTGGCGTGAATGCTGAAATTCTGATTGACCATGCGTGGGGCTATGAACCGTGTGGCATCGCCGAAATCAAGCAGTACAAATCCAAGACGCATAGCATTGGTGGTGGGCAAGTTTTAAGTTGTGCATACGACTGTGCCAAGGCTAAAATCGTCATCCGCGAAATGGTAGATACGCTCGCACTCGACCTTGTCGAGAAAGGCCTGGTTACGAACGGCCTTACGCTCCATGTGGGTTATGACCGCGAAAATGTGGACAAGGGAATTTATCACGGCGAAACGGTTATCGATAATTATGGGCGTGAAATCCCGAAACCAGCACATGGGACGGCTCCGCTCTTGAACTACACTTCGTCGGCATCGACAATTGCAGAAGCGGTAATGAAACTTGCGGACCGCATCATGAATCCGTCACTTACGGTGAAGCGCTTGAACCTCACGGCGAATAATGTTTTGGAAGCAACGCAAGAGAGTTACGATCTCTTCACGGACGTGAAAAAGATTGAACGTGAAAAGAAGATGATGCAGGCGCAAATCGCCATCAAAAAGCGCTTTGGCAAGAACGCCATTTTCAAGGGAATGGATATGCAAGAGGGCGCAACAACGCGAGAGCGCAACCAGCAAATTGGAGGGCATAAGGCATGATTGACGATTACAAAGACATCATCGACTTGCCGTATCCGCGGAATGACTGGAATTTCTTGATGAAACACCCGAGAATGTCTGTGGCGAATCGTGCAAAGATTTTCAGCCCGTTTGCAGCACTTCGCGGCCACAATGAAAAAATTGCCGAGACTGCGGAACAACATCTGGATGCTACCCGCGATGAAAACATGTGGGAAGATGTAGATGGTGTTCTTTCGTCATCCTGAACGAAGTGAAGGATCCAGTCATTTTTTAGTTTGACGCTTTGCGTCCGAGGCTTCGGTTCAGAAAACATCGAAAAACGAATGAAGCAGTCAAATTTATTTGACTATTTCTGAGTTCAAGATGTGACGCAAAGCGTCAAATAGGTTTGCAAGCAACCTGCTTCATTCGCCTTGCTCTCGTATCTTCGGGGCAGGCCCCTCAGAATGACGTGAAAAGACAAATGCAATTGATTATGAATCGTTTGTAAAAACAGAAAGTCTCCGGTCGGGTGACCGGAGGCTTGTTTATTAAGGAATCATGAAAATTAAATTCTAGTGATTGTTGCGGTGATCCTTATGGAAGCTCTTGAATTTTTCGAGCTGTTCCTTGGTGAGGATCTTGTTGAAATTCCTTACGCCGTTGATTCTGTGGTCGAGCAATGCTTCCTGAGCCTTGATGATGCCTGCCTTGGCTGCGATGATTTGCTTTTCATCATTGCTGTCGAGCGCTTCGTGCAAAGCCTTTTCGGCGTCCATCTTTTGCTTGCGGA
This genomic stretch from Fibrobacter sp. UWB16 harbors:
- a CDS encoding DNA methylase; translation: MRLPRETRTYVAIDLKSFFASVECVLRGLDPLTTNLVVADASRTEKTICLAVSPSLKAYGIPGRARLFEVIQKVREVKRQTGKDVEYIVAPPQMAKYVEYSTRVFNVYLKYVSADDIHVYSIDECFIDLTHYLSMYKKSARELAKDMIRDVLETTGITATAGIGTNLYLCKIAMDVMAKHVAPDADGVRIAELDEMTYRKELWGHRPITSFWQLGRGIAERLAHCYLNNGRGIFTMGDLARASVKHPDALYKMFGVNAEILIDHAWGYEPCGIAEIKQYKSKTHSIGGGQVLSCAYDCAKAKIVIREMVDTLALDLVEKGLVTNGLTLHVGYDRENVDKGIYHGETVIDNYGREIPKPAHGTAPLLNYTSSASTIAEAVMKLADRIMNPSLTVKRLNLTANNVLEATQESYDLFTDVKKIEREKKMMQAQIAIKKRFGKNAIFKGMDMQEGATTRERNQQIGGHKA